In the Manis javanica isolate MJ-LG chromosome 14, MJ_LKY, whole genome shotgun sequence genome, one interval contains:
- the LOC108390290 gene encoding zinc finger protein 475 isoform X3 — protein sequence MIRRPPTIVCYICGREYGTKSIAIHEPQCLKKWHNENKLLPKELRRPEPKKPEVRTITAKGFYDLDALNKAAWTSAQSQLVPCDICGRTFLPDRLMVHQRSCKPKVAK from the exons ATGATAAGGCGTCCACCAACAATTGTTTGCTACATTTGTGGTCGTGAATATGGAACAAAATCTATTGCCATCCATGAGCCACAATGTCTGAAAAAATGGCACAATGAGAACAAGTTGTTGCCTAAAGAGTTGAGGAGACCAGAACCTAAGAAACCGGAAGTCAGGACCATTACTG CCAAAGGTTTCTATGATCTCGATGCCTTAAACAAAGCTGCCTGGACCAGTGCCCAGAGCCAGTTGGTTCCCTGTGACATCTGTGGGCGTACCTTCCTGCCAGACAGACTGATGGTTCACCAACGGTCCTGTAAACCCAAAGTCGCCAAGTAA
- the LOC108390290 gene encoding zinc finger protein 475 isoform X2, which translates to MCEGLVPTMIRRPPTIVCYICGREYGTKSIAIHEPQCLKKWHNENKLLPKELRRPEPKKPEVRTITAKGFYDLDALNKAAWTSAQSQLVPCDICGRTFLPDRLMVHQRSCKPKVAK; encoded by the exons CCAACGATGATAAGGCGTCCACCAACAATTGTTTGCTACATTTGTGGTCGTGAATATGGAACAAAATCTATTGCCATCCATGAGCCACAATGTCTGAAAAAATGGCACAATGAGAACAAGTTGTTGCCTAAAGAGTTGAGGAGACCAGAACCTAAGAAACCGGAAGTCAGGACCATTACTG CCAAAGGTTTCTATGATCTCGATGCCTTAAACAAAGCTGCCTGGACCAGTGCCCAGAGCCAGTTGGTTCCCTGTGACATCTGTGGGCGTACCTTCCTGCCAGACAGACTGATGGTTCACCAACGGTCCTGTAAACCCAAAGTCGCCAAGTAA